A region from the Benincasa hispida cultivar B227 chromosome 10, ASM972705v1, whole genome shotgun sequence genome encodes:
- the LOC120088037 gene encoding PH, RCC1 and FYVE domains-containing protein 1 translates to MSRMDRMTSDLNRNGPVERDIEQSIIALKKGAYLLKYGRRGKPKFCPFRLSNDESVLIWFSGKEEKHLKLSHVSRIISGQRTPIFQRYPRPEKEYQSFSLIYNDRSLDLICKDKDEAEVWFNGLKTLISRSHHRKWRTESRSDGMQSEANSPRTYTRRSSPLNSPFGSNDSLQKDGDFRLQSPYGSPPKNGMDKALSDVILYAVPPKGFFPSDSASISVNSLSSGGSEMHGPMKAMGIDAFRVSLSSAVSSSSQGSGHDDGDALGDVFIWGEGTGDGVLGGGSHKVGSCFSLKMDSLLPKALESAVVLDVQNIACGGHHAALVTKQGEIFTWGEESGGRLGHGVDSDVLQPKLVDALGNTNIELVSCGEYHTCAVTLSGDLYTWGDGTYNFGLLGHGNEVSHWIPKKINGPLEGIHVSSISCGPWHTAVVTSAGQLFTFGDGTFGVLGHGDRNSVTMPREVESLKGLRTVRAACGVWHTAAIVEVMVGSSSSSNCSSGKLFTWGDGDKGRLGHGDKETKLVPTCVAALVDPNFCRVSCGHSLTVALTTSGHVYAMGSPVYGQLGNPHADGKVPVRVEGKLSKCFVEEIACGAYHVAVLTSRTEVYTWGKGANGRLGHGDTDDRNSPTLVEALKDKQVKSIACGTNFTAAICLHKWVSGVDQSMCSGCHLPFNFKRKRHNCYNCGLVFCHSCSSKKCHKASMAPNPNKPYRVCDNCYSKLRKALETDTSSQSSVSRRRSINQGSNDFVEKDEKPESVKSRAQLARFSSMESVKQGESQFSKKNKKFECNSSRVSPVPNGGSQWGAISKSFNPVFGSSKKFFSASVPGSRIVSRATSPISRRASPPRSTTPTPTLGGLTSPKIAVDDAKRTNDSLSQEVVKLKAQVENLTRKAQLQEVEMERTTKQLKEALAFAAGEATKCNAAKEVIKSLTAQLKEMAERLPVGAARNIKSPSLASLGSSPPFNDVVTPSIDRSNGQTMSLEADIIESNSHLLSNGSTTASIRSSGHNRQGNSDSTTRNGNKVKESDSRHDAEWVEQDEPGVYITFTSLQGGAKDLKRVRFSRKRFTEKQAEQWWAENRARVYDQYNVRMIDKSSVGVGSEDLGH, encoded by the exons ATGTCGAGGATGGATAGGATGACTTCAGATCTTAATAGGAATGGTCCGGTGGAAAGGGATATCGAGCAG TCCATTATTGCTCTAAAGAAGGGGGCTTATCTGCTAAAGTATGGAAGGAGGGGAAAACCAAAATTCTGTCCTTTCCGGCTTTCCAAT gaTGAGTCTGTTCTAATTTGGTTTTCAGGAAAAGAGGAGAAACACCTTAAACTAAGCCATGTTTCTAGAATAATATCTGGGCAACGCACT CCAATATTTCAAAGGTATCCACGGCCAGAGAAGGAATACCAGTCATTTTCTCTAATATATAATGACAGATCTTTAGATTTG ATTTGCAAGGATAAAGATGAAGCTGAGGTTTGGttcaatggtttaaaaacattaatttcCCGTAGTCATCACCGAAAATGGAGAACAGAATCTAGGAGTGATGGGATGCAATCTGAAGCAAATAGTCCTCGAACTTACACCAGAAGAAGTTCTCCTCTTAATTCACCATTTGGTAGTAATGATAGCTTGCAAAAG GATGGTGATTTTCGACTTCAGAGTCCATATGGAAGTCCTCCTAAAAATGGAATGGATAAGGCGTTATCAGATGTTATACTGTATGCTGTTCCTCCCAAGGGGTTCTTCCCATCTGATTCTGCCAGTATATCAGTCAATTCTTTATCATCAGGTGGTTCAGAAATGCATGGTCCGATGAAAGCAATGGGAATTGATGCTTTTAGAGTTAGTTTATCAAGTGCTGTCAGCTCTTCCAGCCAAGGCTCAGGTCATGATGATGGTGATGCCTTGGGAGATGTTTTTATTTGGGGTGAAGGAACTGGGGATGGTGTTCTTGGTGGTGGAAGTCATAAAGTTGGAAGTTGTTTCAGTCTCAAAATGGATTCTTTGCTTCCTAAAGCCCTGGAATCTGCTGTAGTTCTGGATGTTCAGAACATTGCCTGTGGTGGACACCATGCTGCGTTAGTGACCAAGCAAGGAGAAATTTTCACCTGGGGGGAGGAATCAGGAGGCAGGCTTGGGCATGGTGTCGATTCTGATGTTTTGCAACCAAAGCTTGTAGATGCCCTTGGTAATACAAATATTGAATTGGTATCTTGTGGTGAGTACCACACATGTGCTGTAACACTTTCTGGTGATTTGTACACATGGGGTGATGGAACTTACAATTTTGGTCTTCTTGGCCATGGGAATGAAGTAAGCCACTGGATCCCAAAAAAGATCAATGGACCATTAGAGGGCATACATGTCTCTTCCATCTCTTGTGGACCTTGGCACACTGCAGTTGTAACCTCTGCAGGGCAACTTTTTACCTTTGGTGATGGAACGTTTGGTGTTTTAGGCCATGGAGATCGCAACAGTGTCACAATGCCTAGAGAAGTGGAATCTCTCAAGGGTCTGCGCACTGTGCGGGCTGCTTGTGGTGTTTGGCATACTGCTGCCATAGTTGAAGTTATGGTTGGAAGCTCGAGTTCCAGTAATTGCTCTTCAGGGAAACTATTCACATGGGGAGATGGAGATAAGGGTCGATTAGGGCATGGTGACAAAGAGACTAAACTAGTGCCCACTTGCGTGGCAGCTCTTGTTGACCCTAACTTTTGTCGAGTTTCTTGTGGGCACAGCCTGACAGTTGCCCTTACGACATCTGGCCATGTTTACGCAATGGGAAGTCCCGTATATGGCCAGTTAGGCAATCCTCATGCTGATGGGAAGGTTCCTGTTCGAGTTGAAGGAAAGCTTTCAAAATGTTTTGTGGAAGAAATAGCTTGTGGTGCTTATCATGTTGCTGTTTTAACTTCGAGAACTGAAGTCTACACTTGGGGCAAGGGTGCAAATGGTCGTTTGGGTCATGGTGACACTGATGACAGAAATTCACCAACTTTAGTAGAAGCTTTGAAAGACAAGCAAGTTAAAAGCATTGCATGTGGTACAAATTTTACTGCGGCTATCTGCCTTCATAAATGGGTTTCTGGTGTTGATCAGTCTATGTGTTCTGGCTGCCACTTACCATTTAACTTCAAAAGGAAGCGACATAACTGTTATAACTGTGGACTTGTTTTCTGTCATTCTTGTAGCAGTAAGAAATGTCATAAGGCTTCTATGGCCCCAAATCCTAACAAACCCTATCGTGTATGTGATAACTGTTATAGCAAACTACGGAAGGCACTTGAAACTGATACTTCTTCTCAGTCTTCAGTGAGCCGAAGAAGAAGCATCAATCAAGGAAGCAATGATTTTGTTGAGAAAGATGAGAAACCGGAGTCTGTCAAGTCTCGTGCTCAACTTGCTCGGTTTTCTTCCATGGAGTCTGTGAAGCAAGGAGAGAGCCAATTTtccaagaaaaacaaaaaatttgaatgTAATAGTAGCAGGGTGTCGCCGGTTCCAAATGGAGGATCACAGTGGGGAGCTATTTCTAAATCATTCAATCCAGTGTTTGGGTCATCCAAAAAGTTCTTTTCTGCTTCAGTTCCTGGTTCTAGAATTGTCTCCAGAGCAACATCCCCTATATCAAGACGAGCAAGTCCACCTCGTTCAACAACACCTACTCCAACACTTGGAGGCCTTACTTCACCAAAGATTGCAGTTGATGATGCTAAAAGGACAAATGATAGTCTTAGCCAGGAGGTTGTTAAGTTAAAAGCTCAG GTTGAAAATCTTACCCGTAAAGCTCAACTTCAAGAAGTTGAGATGGAAAGAACAACCAAACAGTTGAAGGAAGCACTGGCATTTGCTGCAGGAGAAGCAACAAAGTGCAATGCAGCAAAAGAAGTAATCAAGTCGCTTACTGCCCAA TTGAAGGAAATGGCAGAAAGACTTCCAGTTGGAGCAGCTCGCAACATCAAATCACCTTCTCTGGCCTCCTTGGGCTCCAGTCCTCCCTTCAATGATGTTGTTACTCCATCGATTGACCGATCTAATGGTCAAACAATGTCTCTAGAAGCTGACATTATAGAATCAAACAGTCACTTGTTGTCTAATGGGTCTACCACTGCAAGTATTCGTAGTTCAGGCCATAACAGACAAGGCAATTCTGATTCAACAACTAGAAATGGTAACAAGGTTAAAGAAAGCGATTCTCGTCATGATGCTGAATGGGTTGAGCAAGATGAGCCTGGTGTATATATCACGTTTACCTCTCTTCAGGGTGGTGCCAAAGATCTCAAGCGAGTGCGTTTCAG TCGGAAACGGTTTACCGAGAAGCAAGCAGAACAGTGGTGGGCGGAGAACCGAGCAAGAGTATATGATCAATATAACGTGCGTATGATTGATAAGTCCAGTGTGGGCGTTGGTAGCGAGGACTTGGGCCACTGA
- the LOC120088739 gene encoding pentatricopeptide repeat-containing protein At5g27110, translating into MDYMILLSALRTCASSKLLKQGKLIHQKIFSLGFQSNIVLCKTLIGFYFSCHDYRSAELVFQTNGSPLDVSLWNALLSAYTKNFGFVEALQLFDQLNCHSHVRPDCYTYPVVLKACGGLGRVVYGRRIHNHLIKTGLIWDVFVGSSLMNMYAKCDQFHDAINLFDEFPQRDVGCWNTVISCYFKDDKAETALKMFDKMKELGFEPNSVTFTVVVSSCTRLLNLERGKEIHRELIDRGILLDAFVLSALVDMYGKCGYFEMAKEIFEQIPRKNAITWNAMITGYSLKGDSRSCIELLMRMNDEGTKPTLTTLTSIIHASSRSVQLRHGKFIHGYILRNRIDVDIFIDVSLIDFYFKCGYVSSAETIFRNISKNEVVSWNVMISGYVMVGNHIQALRIYDNMKEHHVKPDAITFSSTLSACSQLAALEKGRELHHCIISHKLETNEIVMGALLDMYAKCGDVDDAWKLFHQLPKRDLVSWTSMITAYGSHGQASEALRLFDEMQKSNVRADSVTFLAVLSACSHAGLVDEGYKYFNEMIAQNIKASIEHYSCLIDLLGRAGRLHEAYEILQRSKETRKDIGLLSTLFSACRLHNDFVLGVQIGKMLIEVDPDDPSTFILLSNMYASVNKWEEVRKVRRKMKELGLKKSPGCSWIEINQRIHPFFVEDKSNPLADEVYECLNILACHMEKNELKLS; encoded by the coding sequence ATGgattatatgatattattatCTGCCTTGAGAACTTGCGCTAGCTCCAAATTACTGAAACAAGGCAAGCTCATTCATCAGAAAATATTTTCCTTAGGCTTTCAGTCCAACATCGTCCTCTGCAAAACCCTTATCGGCTTTTACTTTTCCTGCCATGATTACAGATCAGCTGAGCTTGTTTTCCAGACCAACGGTTCCCCATTGGATGTTTCTCTGTGGAATGCTCTTCTCTCTGCTTACACCAAGAATTTCGGGTTCGTTGAAGCTCTGCAACTCTTTGACCAATTGAACTGTCATTCTCATGTAAGACCTGATTGTTACACTTACCCAGTTGTTCTTAAGGCGTGTGGTGGATTGGGTAGAGTTGTTTATGGGAGAAGAATTCATAACCATTTGATAAAAACGGGTTTGATATGGGATGTTTTTGTGGGGAGTTCTTTGATGAATATGTATGCGAAATGTGATCAGTTTCATGATGCCATTAACCTGTTCGATGAATTTCCTCAGAGAGATGTGGGGTGTTGGAACACAGTTATCTCTTGTTATTTTAAAGATGACAAGGCTGAGACTGCCCTGAAGATGTTTGATAAAATGAAAGAGTTGGGTTTTGAGCCTAATTCAGTGACTTTTACTGTTGTTGTCTCATCATGTACAAGGCTTTTGAATTTAGAAAGAGGTAAGGAGATTCATAGAGAGTTGATAGATAGGGGGATTTTGTTGGATGCTTTTGTTCTTTCTGCGCTTGTGGATATGTATGGAAAATGTGGTTATTTCGAAATGGCCAAAGAAATTTTTGAGCAAATCCCAAGGAAGAATGCGATCACTTGGAATGCTATGATCACAGGGTATAGCTTGAAAGGTGATAGTAGATCATGCATTGAACTTCTCATGAGGATGAATGATGAAGGAACCAAACCGACATTGACGACTTTGACCAGCATTATACATGCTAGCTCAAGGTCTGTTCAACTTCGGCATGGAAAATTTATACATGGATATATTTTGAGAAATAGAATAGATGTTGATATCTTCATTGATGTTTCTCTCATTGATTTCTACTTTAAATGTGGATATGTTTCTTCAGCTGAAACTATCTTCAGAAATATATCCAAGAATGAAGTAGTTTCTTGGAATGTCATGATTTCTGGATATGTCATGGTGGGTAATCACATTCAAGCTCTCCGTATCTATGATAACATGAAAGAACATCATGTAAAACCAGATGCCATAACATTTTCTAGCACCTTATCAGCTTGTTCACAGCTAGCAGCCTTAGAAAAGGGTAGGGAGCTTCATCACTGCATCATCAGTCATAAGTTGGAAACCAATGAAATTGTTATGGGGGCTCTTCTTGATATGTATGCTAAATGTGGGGATGTTGATGATGCGTGGAAGCTCTTTCATCAATTACCAAAGAGAGATCTTGTGTCGTGGACATCGATGATCACTGCTTACGGATCTCATGGCCAGGCTTCAGAAGCTTTGAGGCTTTTTGATGAAATGCAGAAGTCAAACGTACGAGCTGATTCAGTTACATTCCTAGCAGTTCTATCTGCTTGTAGCCATGCTGGATTGGTTGATGAAGGCTATAAATATTTCAACGAAATGATCGCTCAGAACATTAAGGCCAGCATTGAACACTATTCATGCTTGATAGATCTACTTGGACGTGCCGGAAGATTACATGAAGCTTATGAGATTCTTCAAAGATCAAAAGAGACTAGGAAAGATATCGGATTGTTAAGCACACTGTTTTCTGCATGTCGCTTgcataatgattttgttttaggTGTACAAATCGGGAAAATGCTTATAGAGGTAGATCCTGATGACCCATCTACTTTCATTTTGCTGTCGAATATGTATGCTTCTGTCAATAAATGGGAGGAGGTACGTAAAGTACGGCGAAAAATGAAAGAACTGGGATTGAAGAAGAGCCCTGGTTGCAGCTGGATTGAGATAAACCAGAGGATCCATCCATTCTTTGTTGAAGATAAGTCGAATCCTCTGGCTGATGAGGTTTATGAATGTCTAAACATTCTAGCTTGTCATATGGAGAAGAATGAACTAAAGCTATCATAG